A DNA window from Acidimicrobiales bacterium contains the following coding sequences:
- a CDS encoding glycosyltransferase family 2 protein, with translation MSDAPGRPSITVILPCLDEQGAVERVVREALAGLAASGRQGEVLVVDNGSSDHSADLALRAGARVVHEPVKGYGAALRRGIAEARGDIAVMADADMTYDLGRLGELVAKVDAGADLVLASRLVGATGETMPALHRLVGTPVLSFLVRRLSGGMAVSDSQSGYRAFDLEKVRGLRLVTSGMEFASEMLVRAAAEGLRVEEVAIPYRARVGESKLNTFDDGFRHLKLVALLGPQTVLLWPSVLMGIVGAVLTVASLVSPAGIQVGGGRWQPVFFAPILLVLATMLGVAYQVVSAFDPLRPARTPSEHSRSRLRLVRVGFVLASMGVSVDVGLFFRWSMAGEQWDRALALAGLAQALILSGATVMASAFIYWLVHRQSEYGTRR, from the coding sequence TTGTCCGACGCGCCAGGCCGACCGTCCATAACCGTCATTCTCCCCTGTCTCGACGAGCAAGGGGCGGTAGAACGCGTCGTGCGAGAGGCGTTGGCCGGTCTCGCTGCCAGTGGTAGGCAGGGCGAGGTTCTGGTGGTCGACAACGGCTCATCGGACCATTCCGCCGACCTGGCCCTGAGGGCCGGGGCGCGAGTGGTCCATGAGCCGGTCAAGGGCTATGGGGCGGCGCTGCGGCGCGGAATCGCCGAGGCCCGTGGCGACATTGCAGTAATGGCCGACGCCGACATGACCTACGACCTGGGTCGCCTAGGTGAGCTGGTCGCGAAGGTCGATGCCGGGGCAGACCTGGTGCTCGCCAGCCGCCTCGTTGGTGCAACAGGCGAAACAATGCCGGCTCTGCACCGCCTGGTCGGGACGCCAGTGTTGAGCTTTCTGGTGCGCCGCTTGTCCGGAGGCATGGCGGTCAGCGACAGCCAGTCCGGCTACCGGGCGTTCGATCTGGAGAAGGTCAGGGGGCTACGCCTCGTGACCTCGGGGATGGAGTTCGCCTCCGAGATGTTGGTGCGAGCCGCGGCCGAAGGCCTGCGGGTTGAGGAGGTTGCCATCCCGTATCGGGCTCGTGTTGGTGAGTCCAAGCTCAACACCTTCGACGACGGCTTTCGTCACCTCAAGCTGGTGGCCCTGCTCGGACCGCAGACTGTGCTGTTGTGGCCATCGGTCCTGATGGGCATCGTTGGGGCGGTGCTGACGGTCGCTTCGCTGGTGTCGCCGGCTGGAATCCAGGTTGGCGGCGGCCGCTGGCAACCCGTCTTCTTTGCGCCGATCCTGCTCGTGCTGGCAACCATGTTGGGCGTCGCTTACCAGGTCGTGTCGGCCTTCGATCCGCTCAGGCCGGCGAGAACACCGTCCGAACACTCTCGTTCGAGGCTGCGCCTCGTGCGAGTTGGGTTCGTTCTCGCTTCGATGGGAGTCTCGGTCGACGTCGGGCTGTTCTTCCGCTGGTCGATGGCGGGCGAACAATGGGACAGGGCGCTCGCCCTGGCCGGACTTGCCCAGGCGCTGATCTTGTCTGGGGCGACGGTGATGGCCAGTGCGTTCATCTACTGGCTCGTGCATCGCCAGAGCGAATACGGGACTCGCCGATGA
- a CDS encoding peroxidase family protein yields the protein MALLVVAMLAALAPVTPSSVGAAEGDGLFPWQIEDYQPDGLVGAGFDLTIADLTFILDQIKIAEAHMGPGFNPADPCANLIGPGPDQIPVGNEALPLGLRTVSGICNNLLPGQEAFGATDEPFIRLATPSYRDAEDGSLCGMAPGLTSYADFGSTVCDPQPRIASNLIVDQTPANPAAVAANTGGGAVSADGSLFIDNTAPDAGLSAPTNSLFTFFGQFFDHGLDLTTKSGATVLVPLETDDELFGVSPMNFMMLSRAINTDGSEPVNLTSPFVDQNQTYTSHPGQQIFHREWTAATVDPDGAGPKGIGDPVDTGRLLVGLFDGEEDGVALTNQEGLATWADIKANANYLGFELNDRDVHDVPMMIADLYGNYIPGANGYPQMVFVGLDGLPGTLDDVVVEGNPAALVPSAGTAATGPAVTIGHPWLADIAHSANPGPGDVADGDTIINPGPPVAGEYDDELLDAHFVCGDGRCNENIALSAVHHVFHSEHNRIVDQVQNTLTLEASPAFLAEWQLSDGSWNGARLFQAAKFATEMQYQHLAFEEFARTVQPNVNVFAGYETSIDSRITAEFAHAAYRFGHSMLGDEVTRFDTFTGNEHSLGLIPAFLNPPEFFSGEGANGNKTPAAAAGGILAGAVVQPSQEIDEFVVEALRNNLVGLPLDLPTMNMTRARDAGIPRLNEMRAAIFAITNSDPIFAPYANWWEFGQALKTPESLVNFIAAYGDDSAHGGVLNAATNNADRRAAAAVLATNNAFIFDDAATTGVDDIDLWVGGLAESREDFGGLLGSTLNYIFETQMEDLQNGDRFYYLSRTAGIPLLATLEGNSFAEMIERNTTAVKLAAVAFIKPTHIIDVEVVSPTAGSGLFDDPSTTPDESAGEPTSLVLLPSGQIRYTGAEHVLFSGRLTLDDNIYSGDGDDTIRGHGGNDRLEGGAGNDSIIGGEGDDILTDTFGDDTIKGGPGNDAINGARGLDLLQGNAGKDFIVIGNDAAEALAGEQDDLIIGGADADIIVGDGGDDWMEGRGGIDFMQGDLGQPLEIPLGFDGHDVMNGGSGDDAYVGEGGDDIFISSPGTNIYDGLAGYDWQTQYGTATGANIDLNRLDVLGVPVDPLAPRYDLVEAASGWTGDDVIRGTGVLNAAVVGANVFNNDLDAAGLARITNLANLAPAGLVGDVGGNVGNILLGGPGSDTLEGRGLNDIIDGDAYLVVQLEVGGVRYDSLLELQADVFAGVINPGDINIVREIVWAPADSGIDTAEFDGALADYDITYNADGSITVFHARNTGPGLCADPASDCDDGLDTLYNIEMLAFSNTTIPVDAANCNSCLLRVTTNDGLGNGVQSQIVVDGTPRDRWGLNWMEVSQGMHEVCFTDVVGFITPACQMVDVQPGSASAVEGVFTQQGILRVITDDGLGNGVQSTITIDTTVNGVADGLPSNDWGVWRSVDPTMTYEVCFGPVAGFDAPACQVVGPIAGGTQQTVTGVFTANAAAPAPGPHGLLRVRTEAGVGGGGVQSMISIDGNDANEWGLDWVKMPAGTYTVCFSDVPNFSTAPCQTVDVLDGQVTEVVGTFGVRGFLRVVTDVPHPSTILVNGVAMNAWGSWTDVDPGIYEVCFREADAFAPACSTPQLVSAGGPLVLVTGTWP from the coding sequence GTGGCCCTTCTTGTGGTCGCCATGCTTGCAGCGCTGGCGCCGGTAACGCCGTCCAGCGTTGGGGCAGCTGAAGGGGACGGCCTGTTCCCCTGGCAGATCGAGGATTATCAGCCCGATGGTTTGGTTGGCGCCGGTTTCGACCTGACCATCGCCGACCTGACTTTCATCCTCGACCAGATCAAGATTGCCGAGGCGCACATGGGGCCCGGGTTCAACCCGGCCGACCCGTGTGCGAATCTCATCGGCCCCGGGCCAGACCAGATTCCGGTTGGCAACGAAGCATTGCCGCTGGGCCTGCGAACGGTCAGCGGTATCTGCAACAACCTGCTGCCCGGGCAGGAGGCCTTCGGTGCTACCGACGAGCCCTTCATCCGTCTGGCTACCCCGAGCTATCGGGATGCTGAGGATGGTTCGCTCTGCGGAATGGCTCCGGGTCTCACCAGCTACGCCGACTTCGGCTCAACGGTCTGCGACCCGCAGCCCCGTATTGCGTCGAACCTGATCGTCGATCAGACGCCGGCCAACCCAGCAGCAGTTGCGGCGAACACCGGTGGCGGAGCGGTTAGCGCGGACGGGTCGTTGTTCATCGACAACACCGCCCCCGACGCAGGCCTCTCGGCCCCGACCAACTCGCTGTTCACGTTCTTCGGCCAGTTCTTCGACCACGGCCTCGACCTGACCACCAAGAGCGGTGCAACCGTTCTGGTTCCCCTCGAGACCGACGACGAGCTGTTCGGCGTCAGCCCGATGAACTTCATGATGCTCAGCCGCGCCATCAACACCGATGGCTCGGAGCCGGTCAACCTGACCTCGCCGTTCGTCGACCAGAACCAGACCTACACCTCGCATCCGGGGCAGCAGATCTTCCACCGCGAGTGGACTGCTGCGACGGTCGACCCCGACGGTGCTGGTCCCAAGGGCATTGGTGACCCGGTCGACACCGGCCGCCTGCTGGTTGGTCTCTTCGACGGTGAGGAAGACGGAGTTGCCCTCACGAACCAGGAAGGTCTTGCCACCTGGGCCGACATCAAGGCCAACGCGAACTACCTCGGGTTCGAACTCAACGATCGCGATGTTCACGACGTTCCGATGATGATCGCCGACCTGTACGGCAACTACATCCCGGGTGCCAACGGCTACCCGCAGATGGTGTTCGTCGGCCTCGACGGCTTGCCCGGCACCCTCGACGATGTTGTCGTCGAAGGTAACCCGGCTGCTCTGGTTCCCTCTGCGGGTACTGCTGCAACCGGTCCGGCCGTGACCATCGGTCACCCGTGGCTCGCCGACATCGCCCACAGCGCCAATCCCGGCCCTGGCGACGTCGCCGACGGTGACACCATCATCAACCCGGGCCCTCCGGTCGCTGGTGAATACGACGACGAATTGCTCGATGCCCACTTCGTGTGCGGCGACGGGCGATGCAACGAGAACATCGCTCTCAGCGCTGTTCACCACGTGTTCCACAGCGAGCACAACCGCATCGTCGATCAGGTCCAGAACACCCTGACGCTCGAAGCAAGCCCGGCGTTCCTCGCCGAGTGGCAGTTGAGCGACGGCTCGTGGAACGGTGCTCGTCTTTTCCAGGCGGCCAAGTTCGCAACCGAGATGCAGTATCAGCACCTCGCGTTCGAGGAGTTCGCACGCACCGTTCAGCCGAACGTCAACGTGTTCGCCGGCTACGAGACCAGCATCGACTCCCGAATCACTGCAGAGTTCGCCCATGCGGCTTACCGATTCGGCCACTCGATGCTCGGTGACGAGGTCACGAGGTTCGATACCTTCACCGGCAACGAGCACTCGCTCGGCCTGATTCCGGCGTTCTTGAACCCGCCTGAGTTCTTCTCGGGTGAGGGCGCCAACGGCAACAAGACACCGGCGGCTGCGGCCGGCGGCATTCTGGCAGGTGCTGTAGTCCAGCCGAGCCAGGAGATCGACGAGTTCGTCGTCGAGGCCTTGCGGAACAACCTCGTAGGTCTTCCGCTCGACCTTCCGACGATGAACATGACGCGAGCTCGCGATGCGGGTATCCCCCGCCTCAACGAGATGCGTGCGGCGATCTTCGCCATCACCAACAGCGACCCGATCTTTGCTCCGTACGCCAACTGGTGGGAGTTCGGTCAGGCGCTCAAGACTCCAGAGTCACTGGTGAACTTCATCGCCGCATACGGCGATGACTCGGCCCACGGTGGTGTGCTCAACGCCGCCACCAACAACGCCGACCGTCGTGCCGCTGCTGCGGTGCTGGCTACCAACAATGCCTTCATCTTCGATGACGCCGCCACCACTGGTGTCGACGACATCGACCTGTGGGTTGGTGGTCTGGCGGAGTCCCGCGAGGACTTCGGCGGTCTGCTCGGCTCGACGCTCAACTACATCTTCGAGACCCAGATGGAGGACCTGCAGAACGGCGACCGGTTCTACTACCTGTCGCGCACCGCAGGCATCCCGCTGCTGGCCACTCTCGAGGGCAACTCGTTTGCCGAGATGATCGAGCGCAACACCACCGCTGTGAAGCTTGCTGCTGTGGCCTTCATCAAGCCGACTCACATCATCGACGTCGAGGTCGTCAGCCCCACCGCTGGCTCTGGCCTGTTCGATGATCCGTCCACCACACCAGACGAGTCTGCCGGCGAGCCGACCAGCCTGGTTCTGTTGCCGAGTGGCCAGATCCGTTACACCGGCGCCGAGCATGTGCTCTTCAGTGGTCGTTTGACCCTGGATGACAACATCTATTCCGGCGATGGCGACGACACGATTCGTGGCCACGGAGGTAACGACCGACTCGAGGGTGGAGCCGGTAACGACTCCATCATCGGCGGCGAAGGCGACGACATCCTCACCGACACCTTCGGTGATGACACCATCAAGGGTGGTCCGGGCAACGACGCCATCAATGGCGCCCGTGGCCTCGACCTTCTCCAGGGCAACGCAGGCAAGGACTTCATTGTCATCGGCAACGATGCCGCCGAAGCCCTCGCAGGCGAGCAGGATGACTTGATCATCGGCGGCGCCGATGCCGACATCATCGTCGGTGACGGCGGCGACGACTGGATGGAAGGCCGCGGCGGTATCGACTTCATGCAGGGTGACCTCGGTCAGCCTCTCGAGATCCCGCTCGGTTTCGATGGTCACGACGTCATGAACGGCGGAAGCGGCGACGATGCGTACGTCGGCGAGGGTGGAGACGACATCTTCATCTCGAGCCCGGGTACGAACATCTACGACGGCCTCGCCGGTTATGACTGGCAGACCCAGTACGGCACTGCTACCGGTGCCAATATCGACCTGAACAGGCTCGATGTTCTGGGCGTGCCCGTCGATCCGCTGGCCCCCCGCTACGACCTCGTCGAAGCGGCATCGGGTTGGACCGGAGACGATGTCATCCGAGGAACCGGGGTGCTCAACGCAGCCGTTGTTGGAGCCAATGTCTTCAACAACGACCTCGATGCAGCAGGCCTGGCACGCATCACCAACCTGGCGAATCTGGCTCCGGCCGGGCTCGTCGGCGACGTTGGTGGAAATGTCGGCAACATCCTTCTGGGTGGCCCGGGCAGCGACACCCTCGAGGGTCGCGGCCTCAACGACATCATCGACGGCGATGCGTATCTCGTGGTCCAGCTCGAGGTTGGCGGAGTTCGCTACGACTCGCTCCTCGAGCTCCAGGCTGACGTCTTTGCCGGCGTGATCAACCCGGGCGACATCAACATCGTCCGTGAGATCGTCTGGGCCCCCGCCGACAGCGGAATCGACACCGCTGAGTTCGACGGTGCCCTCGCCGACTACGACATCACCTACAACGCGGATGGTTCGATCACCGTCTTCCATGCCCGTAACACCGGCCCCGGCCTGTGCGCCGACCCGGCATCGGACTGCGACGACGGTCTCGACACCCTGTACAACATCGAGATGTTGGCCTTCAGCAACACCACCATTCCGGTGGATGCTGCCAACTGCAACTCGTGCTTGCTGCGTGTCACCACCAACGACGGCCTGGGCAATGGCGTCCAGTCGCAGATCGTTGTCGATGGCACCCCGCGTGACCGTTGGGGTCTCAACTGGATGGAGGTCAGCCAGGGCATGCACGAGGTGTGCTTCACCGACGTTGTCGGGTTCATCACCCCCGCTTGCCAGATGGTCGATGTCCAGCCTGGTTCGGCCTCTGCCGTCGAGGGTGTGTTCACGCAGCAGGGAATCCTGCGGGTGATCACCGACGACGGTCTGGGCAACGGCGTTCAGTCGACGATCACCATCGACACCACCGTCAACGGTGTTGCCGACGGTCTGCCGTCAAATGACTGGGGCGTCTGGCGCTCGGTCGATCCGACCATGACCTACGAGGTCTGCTTCGGTCCCGTTGCAGGGTTCGATGCACCCGCATGTCAGGTCGTCGGGCCGATCGCCGGCGGAACCCAGCAGACGGTGACCGGTGTGTTCACAGCCAACGCAGCTGCACCTGCTCCTGGCCCGCACGGCTTGCTCCGTGTCAGGACCGAGGCTGGTGTTGGCGGCGGAGGCGTCCAGAGCATGATCTCGATCGATGGCAACGATGCCAACGAGTGGGGTCTTGACTGGGTGAAGATGCCGGCTGGTACCTACACCGTCTGCTTCAGCGATGTTCCGAACTTCTCCACTGCACCGTGCCAGACCGTCGACGTGCTCGACGGCCAGGTGACCGAGGTAGTGGGCACGTTCGGGGTGCGCGGCTTCCTCCGGGTTGTGACGGATGTGCCGCACCCGTCGACCATCCTGGTCAACGGCGTCGCCATGAACGCCTGGGGCTCCTGGACCGATGTCGATCCTGGCATCTACGAGGTGTGCTTCCGTGAAGCCGATGCCTTCGCTCCGGCGTGCAGCACGCCGCAGCTGGTCTCGGCTGGCGGACCGCTGGTCCTGGTGACCGGCACCTGGCCCTGA
- a CDS encoding lipopolysaccharide biosynthesis protein: MTRKLANLGGHASALLSIGARGAGSVLQLLATILIGNSAGAAAVALYITMLTWYRLAEIVLNLGVAPQALRDGSRLSENTSAFWFLARVSKATTPLALAVTVAGIGWGLGVWALGAGEVAAVGVCGAVGGVSMAKSKLAIELLKARGRGIIALLFEFSVVPALTIALVAGAPGVWSGATGLTWIVAFAVAAVLSMVSSHLTLWALERGRNHGREVRYSGLSSESKRFLSAGALGIALWVTPTLLVPIMVSGEDAGRFAVCFRLAAVAELILGGLAAVFAPRFARYWGEGDTRHLAKSFALSRAVAAAVFVPFVLVVAVFGTEVLSVFGDEFASARPVLLIAVCGHLVNALTGLASELLLMTGAEREELATSAIAWAYMLVALVPATVVFGIGGAAFVYASSLSIRTLLAYSRATRKMRARVIPVPGGRTSRPASDANVTEAFR, translated from the coding sequence GTGACCCGCAAGCTGGCGAATCTCGGTGGACACGCCTCTGCCCTGTTGAGCATCGGTGCGCGCGGTGCCGGGTCGGTGCTGCAGCTACTGGCGACGATCCTGATCGGCAACTCGGCCGGGGCAGCGGCCGTGGCTTTGTACATCACGATGCTCACCTGGTACCGCCTTGCCGAGATCGTCCTGAACCTCGGTGTCGCGCCGCAGGCCCTGCGGGACGGAAGCCGGCTCAGCGAGAACACCTCGGCCTTCTGGTTCTTGGCGCGGGTCTCGAAGGCAACGACACCGTTGGCTCTGGCCGTCACCGTCGCAGGCATCGGCTGGGGCCTCGGTGTGTGGGCGCTCGGCGCTGGCGAAGTCGCGGCGGTCGGAGTGTGTGGCGCCGTCGGTGGTGTGTCGATGGCAAAGTCGAAGCTGGCCATCGAGTTGCTGAAGGCCCGCGGTCGCGGGATCATCGCCCTGCTGTTCGAATTCTCGGTGGTACCTGCGCTGACGATCGCTCTGGTCGCAGGGGCGCCCGGAGTCTGGTCGGGAGCCACCGGTCTGACCTGGATCGTTGCGTTCGCCGTCGCCGCGGTTCTGTCGATGGTGTCGTCCCATCTGACACTCTGGGCCTTGGAGCGGGGCCGCAACCACGGGCGAGAGGTTCGATACTCGGGGCTCAGCAGCGAATCGAAGCGGTTCCTCTCTGCGGGTGCGCTGGGTATCGCTCTGTGGGTAACCCCCACACTTCTCGTGCCGATCATGGTCAGCGGCGAGGACGCCGGCCGCTTCGCTGTGTGCTTCCGTCTGGCAGCTGTCGCAGAACTCATCCTCGGTGGTCTCGCTGCGGTGTTCGCACCCCGCTTCGCCCGCTACTGGGGTGAGGGGGACACACGGCACCTGGCCAAGAGCTTCGCCCTCTCGCGAGCTGTTGCGGCGGCCGTGTTCGTCCCCTTCGTGTTGGTCGTAGCCGTGTTCGGCACGGAGGTCCTGTCCGTCTTCGGGGACGAGTTTGCGTCGGCCCGCCCTGTGCTGTTGATAGCGGTGTGCGGCCATCTCGTGAACGCCCTGACCGGTCTGGCGTCGGAGCTGTTGTTGATGACGGGCGCCGAGCGCGAGGAGCTAGCGACGTCCGCGATCGCCTGGGCGTACATGCTGGTGGCTCTCGTGCCCGCGACGGTTGTGTTCGGTATCGGTGGTGCCGCCTTCGTCTATGCCTCGAGCCTTTCCATCAGGACGCTCCTCGCATACAGCCGTGCCACTCGCAAGATGAGGGCGCGAGTAATCCCGGTGCCGGGCGGGCGCACATCTCGACCTGCCTCGGACGCAAATGTCACCGAGGCGTTCCGATGA
- a CDS encoding M36 family metallopeptidase, with protein sequence MRALKLSLICMAMIGLSLQQAPITPAAAGVQPNQRPVPVAPRAPAGFDPAKVAIDLLEQVRTDHGLLPGDLDDVVVTDVVESDHTSAIHVYLQQRYRGIVVEGATANFTIDRTGEVVDHNINFKPDLAKAAPRIRPKTLPAGAAAAAANALGLSPSAPFMLRASAAGDSMSTRLSDGGVSRSEIPAELRLIPTADGTLALAWNLTIEAIGNEGWWQINIDADSGDELGRVSYVAHDSYNVIPQPTEAPSFGARAIVNDPADPTASPFGWHDTDGVAGAESTLTSGNNVTAYTDTDFDNNPDPGSQPDGGATLDFDFAFDPLQAPSTNADAAVTNLFYWNNIAHDVLYAFGFDEAAGNFQMNNYGNGGLGSDPVRAEALDGEALNNANFATPPDGQSPRMQMFVWNNATPNRSSSFDSGVVVHEYAHGLSNRLTGGPSNVSCLQQAEQPGEGWSDYVGLMLTMQPGQTGADPRGIGTYLLGQPPTGAGIRAYPYSTNMLVDPRTYGDVANSTAPHGVGSIFATMLWEMTWALIDRDGFDPDLINGAGGNTTALQLVIDAMKIQPCNPGFVDARDAIITADQLLTGGTNRCLIWESFAKRGLGYSASQGSSASHTDGVEAFDIPPDCTDLSLTLTGPTIAAAGEVIEITASASNNTASIQTGVSASLDLHNASYVDGSATCPAVSGTTLDLQLGDVGPAGSAACRFLARVTTAATEVLLDDDFESGLTSWAVTSPAGPDQWSAVSTDSHSPNNSAFAIDSITTSDQQMTTTSPITMGTSTVLRFWHRYDFENRYDGGVVEISEDGGTTWVGTQNLFVSGGYPTSLFSTSNPLSGRPAFTGDSGGWKESVLSLDPYQGFDLMFRFRVGTDASVGAPGWWVDDVRLANEVGAIVSGTATASTPATTSQPAQLQTEIHEGGLLRVTTDPPVPSQITLDGVRMNRWGLNWLRVAPGSYELCFSDVIDWTAPPCQTVVIEDGTTTTAVGTFSQRGFLRVETSPPVPSTITIDGEPADDWGLWIDIDPGNYEVCFGAVADYATPPCQQVTVSAGALETVTGSFTPQPGSPGPAGHGLLRATTSPALPSMISINGNPADRWGLDWVKLAPGSYDVCFSDIHLYVAPDCRTVEVVAGQVTATEGVFEQLGDLRVVTAPPQPSTIYVDGLPRDAWGLWTDLPVGDHIVCFEGWAGFTPPCETTTLTALNTTVVEGTWP encoded by the coding sequence ATGCGTGCACTGAAGCTGTCACTCATCTGCATGGCCATGATCGGGCTGTCCCTCCAGCAAGCTCCGATCACTCCCGCTGCGGCCGGCGTCCAGCCCAACCAGCGCCCCGTGCCGGTTGCGCCCCGGGCCCCGGCAGGCTTCGACCCGGCGAAGGTGGCGATCGATCTGCTCGAGCAGGTCCGTACAGACCATGGCCTGCTCCCCGGCGACCTCGACGATGTAGTGGTCACCGATGTGGTCGAGTCGGACCACACTTCGGCCATCCACGTCTACCTGCAGCAGCGGTATCGCGGCATCGTCGTCGAAGGCGCAACAGCCAACTTCACCATCGACCGAACCGGCGAGGTCGTCGACCACAACATCAATTTCAAGCCCGACCTCGCAAAGGCCGCTCCCCGGATCAGGCCAAAGACACTTCCCGCCGGCGCGGCCGCTGCAGCCGCAAACGCGTTGGGCCTTTCTCCGAGCGCGCCGTTCATGCTGAGGGCATCGGCCGCAGGGGACAGCATGTCGACGCGGCTCAGCGACGGAGGGGTCTCACGTTCCGAGATCCCTGCGGAACTGAGACTGATACCCACCGCAGACGGCACGCTTGCGCTCGCTTGGAACTTGACCATCGAGGCGATCGGCAACGAAGGCTGGTGGCAGATCAACATCGACGCAGACAGCGGCGACGAACTGGGACGCGTCAGCTACGTCGCTCACGATTCGTACAACGTCATCCCTCAACCAACCGAGGCACCGAGCTTCGGAGCAAGAGCGATAGTCAACGACCCGGCCGACCCGACCGCTTCTCCGTTCGGCTGGCACGACACCGACGGCGTGGCAGGTGCCGAGTCGACCCTCACATCAGGCAACAACGTCACGGCCTACACCGACACCGACTTCGACAACAACCCAGACCCGGGCAGCCAGCCCGACGGTGGAGCCACCCTCGACTTCGACTTCGCGTTCGACCCGCTCCAGGCCCCCTCGACAAATGCCGACGCGGCGGTGACCAACCTCTTTTACTGGAACAACATCGCACACGATGTCCTGTACGCATTCGGGTTCGACGAAGCCGCCGGAAACTTCCAGATGAACAACTACGGAAACGGGGGGCTCGGCTCAGACCCGGTCCGCGCCGAGGCGCTAGACGGCGAGGCCCTGAACAACGCCAACTTCGCCACACCACCCGACGGCCAGTCACCTCGCATGCAGATGTTCGTATGGAACAACGCGACCCCAAATCGGTCGTCGAGTTTCGACAGCGGCGTCGTGGTCCACGAGTACGCCCACGGACTCAGCAACCGCCTGACGGGCGGACCTTCGAACGTTTCGTGCCTACAGCAAGCAGAGCAGCCGGGCGAGGGCTGGAGCGACTACGTCGGTCTGATGCTCACGATGCAGCCGGGCCAGACCGGTGCCGACCCGAGGGGCATCGGCACCTACCTGCTCGGACAACCCCCCACCGGTGCGGGCATCCGCGCGTACCCCTACTCGACCAACATGCTCGTCGACCCCCGCACCTACGGAGACGTAGCGAACTCGACCGCTCCGCACGGGGTCGGCTCGATCTTCGCCACGATGCTCTGGGAGATGACCTGGGCCCTGATCGATCGCGATGGGTTCGACCCAGATCTGATCAACGGAGCCGGAGGCAACACGACAGCACTTCAGCTGGTGATCGACGCGATGAAGATCCAGCCGTGCAACCCCGGCTTCGTCGATGCACGCGATGCAATCATCACCGCAGACCAGCTACTCACCGGTGGAACGAACCGGTGCCTGATCTGGGAGTCGTTCGCAAAGCGCGGCCTCGGGTACAGCGCCAGCCAGGGAAGTTCAGCCAGTCACACGGACGGGGTAGAAGCCTTCGACATCCCCCCCGACTGCACCGACCTGAGCCTGACCCTGACCGGCCCGACCATCGCGGCCGCCGGTGAGGTGATCGAGATCACCGCTTCGGCATCGAACAACACTGCCAGCATCCAGACCGGAGTGTCAGCAAGCCTCGACCTCCACAACGCGTCGTATGTCGACGGATCGGCCACCTGCCCCGCCGTGTCGGGGACGACTCTCGACCTACAGCTCGGCGATGTCGGCCCGGCCGGATCAGCAGCTTGTCGGTTCCTGGCTCGCGTCACCACCGCGGCGACCGAGGTGCTGCTCGACGACGACTTCGAGTCGGGCCTTACCTCTTGGGCCGTAACAAGCCCGGCAGGGCCCGACCAATGGTCAGCGGTGTCCACCGACTCGCACAGCCCCAACAACTCGGCTTTCGCCATCGACAGCATCACGACCAGCGACCAGCAGATGACGACCACATCGCCGATCACGATGGGAACGAGCACTGTTCTGCGGTTCTGGCATCGCTACGACTTCGAGAACCGGTACGACGGAGGTGTGGTCGAGATCTCCGAGGACGGCGGCACCACCTGGGTCGGGACCCAGAACCTGTTCGTCTCCGGGGGCTACCCGACGTCCCTGTTCAGTACTTCCAACCCGCTTAGCGGACGACCTGCATTCACCGGCGACAGCGGCGGCTGGAAAGAGTCGGTACTCTCGCTCGACCCGTATCAGGGATTCGACCTCATGTTCCGGTTCAGGGTAGGTACCGACGCAAGCGTAGGCGCACCCGGGTGGTGGGTAGACGATGTCCGCCTGGCAAACGAGGTCGGCGCGATCGTGAGCGGAACCGCCACCGCCAGCACTCCGGCGACGACCTCGCAACCGGCTCAGCTACAGACCGAGATCCACGAAGGCGGCTTGTTGCGGGTGACCACCGACCCACCGGTTCCGTCCCAGATCACGCTCGACGGCGTGCGCATGAACCGCTGGGGACTGAACTGGCTCCGCGTAGCTCCAGGCAGCTACGAGCTGTGCTTCTCGGACGTGATCGATTGGACGGCACCACCCTGCCAGACGGTGGTCATCGAAGACGGAACCACCACCACCGCCGTCGGAACCTTCTCCCAACGAGGCTTCTTGCGCGTCGAGACAAGCCCACCAGTGCCTTCCACCATCACCATCGACGGTGAGCCGGCCGACGACTGGGGGCTTTGGATTGACATCGATCCGGGTAACTACGAGGTTTGCTTCGGCGCAGTCGCCGACTACGCGACGCCGCCGTGCCAGCAGGTGACAGTGTCTGCCGGTGCGCTCGAGACGGTGACCGGCTCTTTCACACCACAACCAGGGTCACCAGGGCCGGCAGGGCACGGGCTTCTCCGAGCAACAACCTCGCCGGCACTTCCGTCGATGATATCCATCAACGGAAACCCAGCAGATCGCTGGGGTCTCGACTGGGTGAAGCTGGCACCGGGCAGCTACGACGTCTGCTTCAGCGACATCCATCTCTACGTCGCGCCCGACTGTCGTACGGTCGAGGTGGTGGCCGGTCAGGTCACGGCGACCGAGGGCGTATTCGAACAGCTGGGAGATCTGCGGGTAGTCACCGCTCCCCCACAGCCGAGCACCATCTACGTCGACGGGCTCCCACGCGATGCCTGGGGTCTTTGGACCGACCTGCCGGTGGGCGACCACATCGTCTGCTTCGAGGGCTGGGCGGGGTTCACGCCACCTTGTGAGACGACAACCCTCACAGCCCTCAACACAACGGTCGTCGAGGGAACCTGGCCGTGA